The Deltaproteobacteria bacterium genome contains the following window.
TGCACAATAATGCCCGCGTATGGCCGTTGCGTATCGCTAATTTCCACTTCACCGTCGGGACCGAATAACGTTCCGGTATCGCCGATCTGTCCACCTTGTTCGGCATAAAACGGCGACCGATCGGTAACGACTTCCACCGCGTCTCCGACACGCGCTTCGGCAACCGCCACTCCATCGCGCAATAGCGTAACGATCTGCCCGGTTGCGACATCGTCCGTGTATCCGCGAAAGACACTCCGCACGCCTTGCTGCTGCAACACACGATACGCGTCCGCGAGCGTCCCCGCGCCGCTCCCTTTCCAATGCACGCGAGCTTGGGCGCGCTGCCGTTCCATACAGACCTCGAAGCCGGCATGATCGATCGCCACACCGTGCTCTTTCGCGATGTCTTCCGTGAGGTCTTTGGGGAAACCGAATGTGTCGTAAAGTTTAAAGGCCACCGCGCCGGGCAACAGTTGGGACTGTTGCTGCGCCAGCTCGGTAAAGGCCTCGTTCAAGATCGCGAGTCCATTTTCCAACGTCGCAAGGAAGCGCGCTTCTTCATTGCGCATCACTTCGTCGATGAACGCGCGGTGCTGCGGCAGTTCCGGATACGCACCGCCCATTTCTTCGATGAGCGCGGGCAGGATCTCGGCAAAAAAGGCCTCGCGGCGTCCGAGCATCCGCCCGTGACGGATCGCGCGCCGCATGATCCGGCGGAGCACGTAGCCGCGCCCTTCATTGCTCGGGAGCACGCCGCCGGCGATCAAGAACGCCGTCGCGCGGATATGATCGGCGATGACGCGGATGGAGACGTCGTGCGGCGCATCGCCTTGCGTGTAGCTGCGTCCGGTGACCTGCTCGATCCGCGCGATCAACGGGGCAAAGAGGTCTGTCTCGTAATTGCTCCGCTTGCCTTGCAACACCGCGCAGAGCCGCTCCAACCCCATCCCGGTATCGATCGACGGTTTCGCCAGCGGGGTCATTGTGCCATCGGCGCTACGATTGAATTGCATGAAGACGAGGTTCCAGACCTCCCAAAAACGCCCCGATTCGACATCGGCCCGCGTTGGCGGCGTCGTGGTCGGCGTCCAATCGAAGTGGAGTTCCGAGCACGGTCCGCACGGGCCGGTATCGCCCATCGCCCAAAAATTATCCTTTTCGCCAAAACGGAAGATCCGTTCGCGCGGCAGAAAACGGGTCCACAACTGTTCCGCTTCGTCGTCTTTTTCGTAGACCGTCGCAACGAGCCGATCGGCTGGAATGCCGAATTTGCGGGTCAGCAGTTCCCACGCCAACGCGATCGCGTCAGCCTTAAAGTAATCGCCGAAGGAAAAATTGCCGAGCATTTCAAACAGCGTGTGATGCCGCGGCGTCCGCCCGACTTCTTCCAAGTCGTTATGCTTTCCCGCCACGCGCAGGCACGGTTGCGCCGTCGTGGCGCGGACATAATCGCGGCGCTCCTCGCCGAGGAACAGCCCCTTGAACTGGACCATGCCGGCGTTGGTGAAAAAGAGCGTCGGATCGTCGGCCGGCACCAACGGACCACTTGCCACGGCGGCGTGACCATGCCCGGCAAAAAAATCGAGAAACGTCTGACGAATGTCGCGCGCGCGGAGGGTCATAGGGCGAGACGTGTAGCGCGAGAAGCGGACCCAGAGCAATTTAAAAACTAGCCTATCCCCTGCAGACCGGCCAAGATCTGATCGTGCGCGTCCAGCCGCGTGTGTATGTGGCGAATTTCAGCGGTCAGCCGTTGCTCCACCAACTGCAACTCCTCCCGCACGCCTTGGATCTCCGATTTAAATTCCGCCTTCAACTCCTCCCGCACCCCTTGGATCTCGATTCGTAACTCTTGGATCTCCTTCGAGTGCCGGACCACTGCGACCTCCAGGGCCCCGACACGCATTTCAATCCGGTCGCACCGATCGTTGAATACACTCAGCAACTCTTGCCGGAGTAGCGCATGTCCCTCCGCCAACATTTGCACTTGCGACGTGACATGTTCGACCATGACGCCGAAGTAGTGTTTTAATTCTGCGTCCGTCATAACCGCTGCTCGCCTTCTCCCCCTAGCATTGCACATCCTCAATCATAACGTCGTTACCCCTTCGCGGTGCGGCGGCCGTTTTCGGTGGCGAATTTGGCCTTTTCGGCAGCGGCAATCGCGGCCTTGGCCACGACGGGATCCGTCGCGGGATCCAGTTCGGGCGCCGTCCCGGCGGCCGGAATGGCGACCGGCACTTCGCGGCGTAAGCCCACCTTGGCATAGACCGCGTTCGCGATCGCGCGACAGACTTTCGGATTTTCTTTCAGGAACTGGATCGCTTGCTCGCGTCCTTGGCCGATTTTTTCGTCGCCGTATTCGTACCAACTCCCGCTCTTACTCACGACTTCTTGGGCCGCGGCGACATCGAGCAGATCCCCGAAGCGATTGATCCCTTCTCCATAAATGATGTCGAATTCGGCGTGGCGGAACGGCGGCGCCACTTTGTTTTTCACGACCTTCGCCACGGTCCGATTCCCAAAGATTTCCTCGCCGCGTTTTAATTGGCCGATCCGGCGCACGTCGATCCGAAGACTCGCGTAAAACTTGAGCGCGTTCCCGCCGGTCGTGGTCTCCGGATTGCCGAAGAAGACGCCGATCTTCATCCGAATTTGGTTGATGAAGATGAAGAGCGATTTGGAACGACTGACCGTCGCGGTCAGTTTGCGCAAGGCTTGGCTCATCAGGCGCGCCTGGCTGCCCATCTGCGCATCGCCCATCTCCCCTTCCAATTCTGCTTTCGGCACCAACGCGGCGACGGAGTCGACGACGATAACGTCCATCGCACCGCTACGTACCAGTGTTTCCGCGATTTCTAACGCCTGTTCGCCGGAATCGGGTTGCGAGATCAATAAGTCTTCCGTCTTCACGCCGAGCTTGCGCGCATATTCGATATCGAGCGCGTGTTCGGCATCCACGAATGCCGCAAGGCCCCCCGTTTTTTGCGCCTCGGCGACGGCCTGCAACGCCAGCGTCGTCTTGCCCGACGATTCAGGTCCAAAGATCTCGACGATCCGGCCGCGCGGATAACCGCCGACGCCGAGCGCGAGATCCAGTGAGAGCGAGCCGGAGGGGATCACTTCCACTTGTGCCCCGCGCTCGTCCTTGCCGAGCCGCATGATCGCGCCCTTGCCAAACTGTTTTTCAATCGTGCTCATCGCTAACGTCAGGGCCTTCTCGCGATCGGATGGTGCTGCGACTGGCTGGCTCATACTCTCTCCTTTGGTGCGCAACGCTCCCTCCTCAGTCGCGTTGCAGTTATTACTACCGCGGGCCACGGCGCCGCTCCGCTCCGCCGCCCTTACTCCTTTGGTGCGCAACGCTCCCTCCTCGGTCGCGTTACAGTTATTACTACCGCGCGCCACGCCTCCGCTACCGCTTCGGCGCGCTTACTCCTTGGGTTGGAAGTTAAACGTCTGCAGGGGAGTATAAACCGACCCTGACTTTGTCAATTGGCTTTTGTAGAGCGTCAGCTGCGCGACAGGCACGGCACCGAATTGCACGGGACCTAAACTTTCTACGCGCTTCACCAGCGCGGCCCGCAGCGCAGATCGGCCCGCGCGCGCGACAGTGAGATGGAGACGAAATTGGCGTTCATCCGCCGCAATCGGCAGTCCGGCGCACGCGTGATTCAATTCATCGTGCAGATGCAACAGCGATTCGGTCGGGCCGGCGAAACCGACCCAAATCACGCGCGGATATTTCCAATTGGGAAACACGCCGACCCCACTGCAATCGAGCGTCAGCGGGCCATACCGCGCCGCAAGGCGCGCAACGCGGGTCGCGATCTCGCCGTTCAGCAGCGACGCTTCGACACTACCGAAAAAACGCATCGTCACATGCATGTGTTCCGGCGCCGTCCATTTGACATCCTCGCCACTGTATTGCCGAAGGTCGTGCATCAGGGTGGCAACGGCACGGCGCACCACGTCCGGAATTTCGAAGGCGAGAAAGGCACGCAGTTTCATGGCAGGACGTTCCGCAGCAAATCGAGCGCCTTCGCGGCGACCCACTGCTTGAAATAGCGACGACTCCGCGGAGAACATTCGTGATGCACCAACGTCGTGTGCGGCGTCGCCACACCGATATAGACCGTCCCTACCGGTTTTTCCTCCGAGCCGCCGCTGGGGCCCGCGATCCCGGTGATCCCGATTCCATAGGTGGTGCGCGCCCGAGTCCGCGCCCCGACCGCCATCGCTTCGGCGACCTCGGCGCTGACCGCGCCGCATTGCAACAAGACTTCGCGCGGCACGCCGAGCAATTCCACTTTGGCGTGGTTGCTATACGTAATGACGCCTCGTTCAAAAAACGCCGAGGCCCCGGGGACGTCGGTCAACGTGCTACAGAGTTCTCCACCGGTGCATGATTCGGCGACGGCCAACGATTCGCCGCGAGCCGTCAGCCGTTCGCCGACCACCGAGGCCAAGGTGGCGTCGCCGGTGCCGAAGACCGCGTCGCCCAACACCGCTCGCACGCGCGCTTCCAACTGATCCAGACGTTGCACCAGTTGTGGCCACTCCGCGCCCACGACTTGTAATTTGATCGCGACGTCGGGATAGATCAGTCGATAGCCGACTTGGGTCTCGGCGAGCGCCAATCCTTGCACCCGCTCGCCGAGCACCGCTTCCGAAATGCCGAAACATTTCAGCACGCGTTCGGCACGCGTGACCGTGGGCCGATGCGCACGCAACCATGGTTGGATGTGCTGGCCGAAGAGCCATTCCACTTCGCTCGGCACGCCGGGGAGAAAGAAAAAGGTCGCCGGGCCAACGCCCAAACGCACGGCGGGCGCTGTTCCAAGCTCGTTGGTCAAGACCTCCGCCCCTTCCGGCACAAACGCCTGCTTCCGGTTCGCCGGCGGACAATCGCGATTGCGGGCCGCACAAAACTCCTGCGTCTGTTGCCATGCACTGTCGGAAAAAACGAGCGGGCGATCGAAGGCCTGCGCCGCCGCTTCGTACGTCAGGTCGTCGCTCGTCGGACCTAAGCCGCCAGTGACCACCACGCACTCCGCGCGCGCGCGCGCGTCGCGACAGGCCGCAGCAATCGCGTCCACCGTATCGCCAACCGTGACATGCCGCAGCACGGTCCAGCCTTCGGCATGACAGCCGTTCGCCACATGCACGGCGTTGGTATTTACGACTTCTCCCACCAGCACTTCATTGCCGGTGGTAATAATTTCGACGTGCCCCATGGCTCGCCTCCATATGATGATTCACTCTCTAGCACAAGCAATGCCATGCATGGCTGGTACAAACGCCGAGCGAAGCGGCGGTTCAGGCTCGATGAACAATACACGATGTGATCGATTTTCGAACAAACGTTCAAACGGTCGGCTACGACCAGCGCGTGAGCAACGTGACCAGCACCCACGTACCGGCACCGGCGGCGAGATCATCGGCGACGATACCGAGGCCACCCGGCAGGCGTTCGAAGCGGCGGATCGGCCACGGCTTGAAGACATCGAGCAACCGAAACCCGAAGAACGCAATCAATATGGTCGCCCACGTCCATGGTTGTCCCCACATGGCGAGGAAGATCCCGGCGATTTCGTCGACCACAATGGTCGATGGGTCCTCCGGATTATCGAATGCGTGACGCGCAACTTCTGCCGACCAGATCGCCACCGCGATCACGACCAATACGAGCAACAGACTCCACCATCCGGTCACGCCGCGGCAACACCACGCCAACAGCAAGGCCACGGCTGAGGCCGCCGTCCCCGGAGCGATCGGCGCATAGCCGGAGCCGAAGCCGGTCGCAATCCAGTGAGCAATTTGATTGCTTGTTCGTCGCATACTTCCTCATTCACGTGACTGGTGGTTAGTGATCGGACCAAGTGAGCCCCTTTGCCCAGTCACCAGCCACTAGCCACCAGTCACCCATTCATCGCCACTGCAGCGTGGATCGCGCCAAGACCCCATACAGCGAAAGGCGCAACGGCGGCGACACGGCCGCGGGGAAGCGGACGATATAGGTCTTCGACCAGCGAGTAATAAACGGGAAGAGCCGCCGGTCGACGCCGCTGATCGGCAATTCCGATAGACTGTCCGGCGCATGCCGCCGTCCTTGGTCGTCGACTAATTCCAACCGCCACTCGCCGTTTTTCAAATCCCCCGCTTCTTTCGGAATAAAGACACTCAAATAAAACGCGGTCCCAGTGCTGTACCACTCCGACGGCAACCCGACGGCCTCGTCGTCGCCGAGATGGCGCAACGCCGCCTCGCGCTCCACCCGCGCCTCGCGCAGCGCCGGGGTGAGCAGCACTGCGTCCCACACCAATTCGGAATGCATCGAATCGAAGTTAAAAAATTCACCCCGCCGATGATGCTGCCGCAACGTCTTCCGATACGAGGCCATCGCCTCCGTACACACCGTGAGCGCAACGAGCACGCCGAACACCACACACCAGCCTCGCAACTTTCCCTGGTCCCTGTTCATAGGGGCACCTCAAAGAATTCATTTTGTTGGGAACCTCGAAGAATGCCCCAGATGCTAGGCGCCCGCGGAGCCGCGACCGGAGCGTACGTAGTTGTACGTGAGGATCGCGGCTCCGCGGGCAACGACGCAGATGGGGTATTATCCGAGGTTCCCATGTCCCGTCCACCGTTCTCCACGCCCCAGCGTATAGCTCCGCGGCGCCGCCACTGCGGCCTCGTCCGCCGACTCCGGTCGCGCCTCCGCGGCAGGCGAAGTCTGGAGCAACTCGGTCAACCACTCCTCGACATCGGCGAACACCGCCGCGCGCTTTACTTCATTAAAGATCTCGTGTTGCATCCCCTCGTAAATTTTCAATCGTTTGCGCGTGACCGGCACGCGCCGAAAAAACCGCCGCGTCGCCTCCGGATCGCAGATCCGGTCATCCCCCGCGTGCAAAAAGAGCGCGGGGATATGAATGCGCGACGCCAACGCCATCACGACATCGAGGTTGCGCATGATTTCGCGTGCCGCATGCAGCGTCAGCGTCCGGCAGATCCGCGGATCCTGTTCGAACGCGCGCACGACGTCCGGATCGTTCGAGAGCCAGCGCGGGTCGATGTTATTGCCGACGCGCAGCCGCGGCGCGATTCGATAGAGTTGTTCCCCGCACAACCGTTTCCACCACGCCAGTTTCATTTTGAGCGCGATGTTCGGCGAGCTGACGATCAGGCCTCGCAGCCCTTTGGCGTAGCGCACCACGAAATTGAGCGCCAACTGCCCGCCAAAACTATGGCCGACGAGGATCACGGGCACGCCCGGATGCGATTCCTTGGTAAATTGGACGAATTGGGCCAAGTCGCTCAGCAGGTCTTGCACGTGATCGAAATGGCCGCGCGGCCCATCGGATTGGCCATGTCCGCGCTGGTCGTACAACGCCACGCCGAAGCCGCGCGCTACGCAGTGCCGCACCAGCGCACCGTAGCGCCCGCTATGTTCCGCGAGGCCGTGCACCACGACCAGCATCGCCCGCGGCGCGCGCGGGACCCACCATTCATAATAGAGGCGCAATCCGGAATTGACGGCGAACGAGGAGAGGGTCCCGCTGACCGGGACCGGGACGATCGTCACGGCAGTTCCTTGCGGAGTTCCTCGAGGAGTTGGCGCGCTCGCTTGGAGAGTCGCTTCGGCGTCCGCACTACGATCTCGATACATTGATCACCCTTCCGCCCGGTGCGCACGTTCGGCATCCCCTGCCCTTTGATTCGCAATACGGCGCCAGCGTCGGTTCCCGCGGCGACATCCAGCTCGTGAGTTCCATATAATGTCGGCACAGTCAATCGGGTTCCCATCATCGTGTCGACGACCGAGAGGTCCAAGCGATGCCACAGGTCGTCGCCGCGCCGCTCGAAATTCGCATGCGCGGCCACTTGCAACGTCACGTACAAATCGCCCGGCGGTCCGCCATTCAGTCCCGCCTCGCCTTCGCCGCGCAACACTAACTGCATTTGGTCTTCCACACCGGGCGGCACTTTGATGTTCAATTTCCGCTTGGTCCGCACCACGCCGCGCCCGCGACATTCTCCGCACGGATCGGTGATCCGCCACCCCTCGCCGCGGCATTGCGCACAAGTGGCCTGCAGATAAAAAAACCCTTGGCGCGTCGTGACCTGTCCGCTGCCATCGCACGCACTACACGGCGTGCGACCCTTCGGCCCGGCGCCACTCCCCTTGCATTGGGCGCAATGGGCCGTCTTGTCGATCATTAATTCGCGCTCCACGCCGTGCGCGGCCTCTTCCAGCGTTACTTTGAGCGCCGCCTCCAAATGCGATCCCGCCCGCGCGCGAGGCCCTCGCGCCCCTTGCCGGGCGCCCCCGAACCCGGCACCGCCGAACAGCTCTTCGAATAAATCGCCGAAGGACGAGAAGACCTCATCGACGCCATGGAACCCTTCGAAGCCGCGCCCTTGCAGCCCTTGGTGTCCATATTGGTCATAAATCCGCCGCTTCTCCGCGTCGCTCAGGACTTCGTAGGCCTCAGAGGCCTCTTTGAATTTTTCTTCGGCGCTATGATCGCCAGGATTGCGATCGGGGTGAAACTGCAAGGCCAACTTGCGGTATGCTTTCTTGATCTCGTTGTCATCGGCGCTCCGTTGGAGACCGAGTACGTCGTAGTAATCACGCTTCATGATCGGCGCACTACATAAAGTCTTTCCTATAAATGTCAACGTTCGAGCCCGAAAATGTTGACACTGAATAAAAACATCGGCATAACTGCGCTGAATCTCGGGGAGAATTCATGAAAACACCTAACGCACCGTTCGGCATGCGCCTTGCTACCTTATCTATAGCAATCGCAGCCCTGTTGTTCTTTTCTCCGACCCAAGCCGGCGGCCCGGCCGATCAAGACGGCGACGGCATTGCGGACACCACCGACAACTGCCCGACGGTCGCCAATCCGATACAAACGGACAGCGACGGCGACGGCAGCGGCGACGCCTGCCAACCTCCCGACAGCGACGGCGACGGCGTCGTCGATCCGGTCGACAACTGCCCGACCACCGGCAACGCCGATCAAACCAATTCCGATAGCGACGCGTTCGGCAACGTCTGCGATCCCGACGACGACGGCGACGGCATCGCGGACGGAACCGACAACTGCGTACTGCTCGCGAACGCCGAACAAGTCGACACCGACGCGGACACGCTCGGCGATGCCTGCGATCTCGACGACGACGCCGACGGCGTCCCGGACAACGTCGACAATTGCCGCGTCAATGCCAACGCGAGTCAGCTCGATCCCGACGCCGATGGGATCGGCAATCCCTGCGACACCGACGACGACGGCGACGGCGTCGCGGACGCCAGCGACAACTGTCCGCTCGCAGCCAATGCGGCCCAAACCGACACCGACGCGAACGGCTCCGGCGACAGCTGCGAGGCCGATGACGACAACGACGGCGTCCTCGATACCACCGACAACTGCCCACTGACCTTCAACATCAGCCAAGCCAACTTCGACGGCGACGCCACCGGCGACGACTGCGACGACGACGACGACGGCGACAGTGTCTCCGACACCACCGACAACTGCCTCGGCCTCGCGAATCCGGATCAGGCGGACCAAGACGGCGATAACAACGGCAACGCGTGCGACGCCGACGACGACGGCGACACATTCGCGGATGGCGCCGACAACTGCCCGACGACGGCCAATCCGAGCCAGCTCGATAGCGACCTCGACGGCGGTGGCGACGCCTGCGACACCGACATTGACGGCGACGCCCTGGTCAACGGCAGCGACAACTGTCCCGCGAATGCGAACGCCGACCAAGCGGATCAAGATGCCGACCACATCGGCGATTTGTGCGACCCCGACCGCGACGGCGACAGTATCGAAAATATCAGCGACAACTGCCCGCTCGCCGCCAACGTCGAACAAGTCGACACCGACGACGACGGCTCCGGCGATGTCTGCGACACCACGCCGGGCGCCCCGACCGAATCGCCCCCACCACCGACCGCCACCCCCGCTGCGGTCGGCGACTCCACCGACGACACCGACACTGGCGAAGTCACCGACGCCAGCGGCGACGGCGTCGTCGTGCCGTCCTCAGTGACCGGCGGCACCGGCTGCTCGTTGATTATTCGGTAAGGCTACAGAACGGCACTGCCGGATGCGCTACTGCTGAATTGTAGGCAACTTTACCCGCTGCTGCGCCGTTTCGAGATATTGATAGGCATTCCCATACTGCGGGTCCACTTCAAGCGCCGTGCGAAAGACATTCACAGCCTCTGCGAGTCGGTCTGCAGACATCAGGCCCAGGCCTAAGTTCACCCACCCCACGACGTACGACGGATCCGCAATAGTGGCGTGGCTGGACGCCTCTATCGCGGCCATAGGCTTGCTCATGCGGACATAGAGATCTCCCAAACCGGCCCATGCCGCGACGCTCCTGGGGTCGTACTGGAGAGCCGCCCGATAATCGAGCTCCGCTTCCTCAAACCGCTCCAGGCGCACGCATGTGATCGCACGATGGATGTGGCTGGAAGGGTCGGTCGGATCGATCGCGATGGCCCGATCATACTCTTGCAAGGCGGCGCCCCACTCGCCTTGATCGTCCAACCCGGAACCACGACGGTAGTGATAGTCGGCGATAGAACGCCGCCATGGATCGGCAACCAGGTAAGTGGCCGGCTTCGGGACTCGATAGCCGATCGCAGCGGGATCCCAGATGCTGAGCCCATCGGCCGTCCGCACTTGGAGAAAGACGTGGCCCAAGACTTGGTCAGCCGGCACTCCAAGCATTTGTCGCGTCTCCGGTGTTAACGCAATGTTGCTGATATCGACGAATTCGATCGTAGCGTCGGGGCCGGAATAGACGGCAAGGGCACTCGTGGCGAGCGTGAGGGCCTGGTTGGCGATATCAACACAATTTCCTAGTTTGTCTAACGTGGGCGGCACTGTCTGGCAGGCCGTCACGGTTGTGTCGACCGTTAATCCCATCTCGGCTCCGTCATGTGAGCCAACCGGACGACGGAGACACGCACCACCTTCCTGCCACGCGGCAAGACTCATGTGATAGAGTTCAGAAAAGACTCGAGCATCCCGGTGAGTGACTTGTCGAAGTAAGTCAGTGACCCGATCCAGGTATGCCGTGTTTTTGATATGAAAGGCGGGATTCCAATCGAGTTGTACAATCATCGCGGCCAGCGTATTTCGTTGCCGACGAGCGTGCTCAACGCGCGCGCCATCCCTCGCCAGACCTGCCCGTACCGCTTCGACCGTGTGCTGTCGATATTCTGCCAAAATCCCTTGTGTGATTTCGATAGGCCCCAGGGCATGATCACTCGGCCGATCCGTCGTACTAGCGCTGTTTAAGATGTCGCCACTATCGAGTGCCACCAACTCGGCTGCCGACTTCGCGGCCAACCATGGCCCAACGAGGGCGTCGGAGTTTATCGGAATCTGAATATCGTAGCCACGAACTTTCATGCGTCCATCCGTCCGATCTCTTACCATAGTATCGGCCGCTCACACGAAATGTTGCGTAACAAAAAGCCCGGAGCTGGACATGTCCAGCCCCGGGCGTTACCGCACTATTCATCACCGGTCGGTGCGCTATTCAGTCGGCGCCGCACTCCCACCCGTCACTGGCGTCTTCGTATTGGTGCGCTGGAGCGGTTGGAGCGGTGGCATGGCCTGCTGCGGCACCGCCATCTGCTGCGCCGGGGTCGCCTGCACCGGCATGGCACCTTGCATGTCAGGGCCGACGTCCGGCAAGAATGGAACAATCTTTGACCAATCCAGCGCCCACGCCGGGGCCTTGCAACTCGCCGCGTCACAGATTGTGCCCCCGTCGGGCCCCATTTCGCACTTACAGCAGACCTCCCCACCCACTCCCATCGCGACCATTCCTTCCATCTGACACTCCATCTCCGGGCTGGGTGGCGCCGGCAGATCGCCGTAGATGTCTTCCTTGTAGACGTATTTCATCACGGCATATGTCCCGCCCACTCCGCAATAACTGGCCGCGGCCATCGCATTGGCCGTGCAGATCGGTGCGGCCGCTCCAGCGCCATCTACCCCGGTGCCCCCATCTTGCACTCCTGATTTGGCACCCACTTTCTTTTTCAACTCGTCCGCTTTCCCCTTCAGATCCACAATTTCTTTTTCTGTTTTTTTGGCTTCTTCCTTCGTGGCCTTATTGCCGGATGCCGCAGCCGCTGCACCCCCCTGCTCCTGCGCCTTAACATTCAAGGCTGTAGCCGCCTCCTGCTGCGCTCCCGCTTCCTTCAGATTCGCCACCAATTCCTTCTTCTCTTTAGCGGCCTCTCCGTACGCCGGTACATTCCCGAGCGCGTCATTGAACAAATCCAGGGCATCCTTCGCCTCCTCATATGTCGCATTGGTCTGCTGCAACAATTCAAAGGCGTTCTTGCTGTTTTTTCCCGGCAAGTCCATCAACCAGCCTTTGTCATAGGTCCCTTCACCACAAATCTGCGCCAAACCATTCGCCGCACCCTGACCGCCACCACCCGCCGGTGGCCCCTTGGGACCAAACATCGTCCCTTCCGCTTTGCCGCCGCTACCTCCACCTCCACCTTCTCCACCCGCGAACGCAACGCCGCCATTGCCCGCCGTCGTCTGCCCGCCCGTTGGCCCACTGCCGCCGCTCAATCCGACGACCTCTGTCTGCCAGCCGCGCCCACAGGCGGCACCATCGACGTTGACACCACTCGCC
Protein-coding sequences here:
- the alaS gene encoding alanine--tRNA ligase; protein product: MTLRARDIRQTFLDFFAGHGHAAVASGPLVPADDPTLFFTNAGMVQFKGLFLGEERRDYVRATTAQPCLRVAGKHNDLEEVGRTPRHHTLFEMLGNFSFGDYFKADAIALAWELLTRKFGIPADRLVATVYEKDDEAEQLWTRFLPRERIFRFGEKDNFWAMGDTGPCGPCSELHFDWTPTTTPPTRADVESGRFWEVWNLVFMQFNRSADGTMTPLAKPSIDTGMGLERLCAVLQGKRSNYETDLFAPLIARIEQVTGRSYTQGDAPHDVSIRVIADHIRATAFLIAGGVLPSNEGRGYVLRRIMRRAIRHGRMLGRREAFFAEILPALIEEMGGAYPELPQHRAFIDEVMRNEEARFLATLENGLAILNEAFTELAQQQSQLLPGAVAFKLYDTFGFPKDLTEDIAKEHGVAIDHAGFEVCMERQRAQARVHWKGSGAGTLADAYRVLQQQGVRSVFRGYTDDVATGQIVTLLRDGVAVAEARVGDAVEVVTDRSPFYAEQGGQIGDTGTLFGPDGEVEISDTQRPYAGIIVHRGRVVQGHVHASDAVRLVIDAERRNQIRKHHTATHLLHQALRAALGEHVKQAGSLVAPDRLRFDFAHFAPLTADQITEIEREANRIIQENITLAIREEPKQVALARGAMAFFGEKYGDVVRVVEVPGYSIELCGGTHARATGDIGAVKVVSEGSVGAGVRRIEAVCGRALIAYLQSLEGEQRDLAGLLKVGPQEVTGKVRKLLEQVKEMERELRAARQRTATGAAQGDNAVRVVNGVKVMARVVPDVDPKTLRTLGDQYKQQLGSGIVALATVRDGKASVVVMVTKDLCDRYPAPQLIQPLVAALGGTGGGRPDLAQGGGTQVEALVSALANFFSAGQ
- the recA gene encoding recombinase RecA → MSQPVAAPSDREKALTLAMSTIEKQFGKGAIMRLGKDERGAQVEVIPSGSLSLDLALGVGGYPRGRIVEIFGPESSGKTTLALQAVAEAQKTGGLAAFVDAEHALDIEYARKLGVKTEDLLISQPDSGEQALEIAETLVRSGAMDVIVVDSVAALVPKAELEGEMGDAQMGSQARLMSQALRKLTATVSRSKSLFIFINQIRMKIGVFFGNPETTTGGNALKFYASLRIDVRRIGQLKRGEEIFGNRTVAKVVKNKVAPPFRHAEFDIIYGEGINRFGDLLDVAAAQEVVSKSGSWYEYGDEKIGQGREQAIQFLKENPKVCRAIANAVYAKVGLRREVPVAIPAAGTAPELDPATDPVVAKAAIAAAEKAKFATENGRRTAKG
- the thpR gene encoding RNA 2',3'-cyclic phosphodiesterase, which translates into the protein MKLRAFLAFEIPDVVRRAVATLMHDLRQYSGEDVKWTAPEHMHVTMRFFGSVEASLLNGEIATRVARLAARYGPLTLDCSGVGVFPNWKYPRVIWVGFAGPTESLLHLHDELNHACAGLPIAADERQFRLHLTVARAGRSALRAALVKRVESLGPVQFGAVPVAQLTLYKSQLTKSGSVYTPLQTFNFQPKE
- a CDS encoding competence/damage-inducible protein A, whose protein sequence is MGHVEIITTGNEVLVGEVVNTNAVHVANGCHAEGWTVLRHVTVGDTVDAIAAACRDARARAECVVVTGGLGPTSDDLTYEAAAQAFDRPLVFSDSAWQQTQEFCAARNRDCPPANRKQAFVPEGAEVLTNELGTAPAVRLGVGPATFFFLPGVPSEVEWLFGQHIQPWLRAHRPTVTRAERVLKCFGISEAVLGERVQGLALAETQVGYRLIYPDVAIKLQVVGAEWPQLVQRLDQLEARVRAVLGDAVFGTGDATLASVVGERLTARGESLAVAESCTGGELCSTLTDVPGASAFFERGVITYSNHAKVELLGVPREVLLQCGAVSAEVAEAMAVGARTRARTTYGIGITGIAGPSGGSEEKPVGTVYIGVATPHTTLVHHECSPRSRRYFKQWVAAKALDLLRNVLP
- a CDS encoding phosphatidylglycerophosphatase A produces the protein MRRTSNQIAHWIATGFGSGYAPIAPGTAASAVALLLAWCCRGVTGWWSLLLVLVVIAVAIWSAEVARHAFDNPEDPSTIVVDEIAGIFLAMWGQPWTWATILIAFFGFRLLDVFKPWPIRRFERLPGGLGIVADDLAAGAGTWVLVTLLTRWS
- a CDS encoding lysophospholipase; this translates as MTIVPVPVSGTLSSFAVNSGLRLYYEWWVPRAPRAMLVVVHGLAEHSGRYGALVRHCVARGFGVALYDQRGHGQSDGPRGHFDHVQDLLSDLAQFVQFTKESHPGVPVILVGHSFGGQLALNFVVRYAKGLRGLIVSSPNIALKMKLAWWKRLCGEQLYRIAPRLRVGNNIDPRWLSNDPDVVRAFEQDPRICRTLTLHAAREIMRNLDVVMALASRIHIPALFLHAGDDRICDPEATRRFFRRVPVTRKRLKIYEGMQHEIFNEVKRAAVFADVEEWLTELLQTSPAAEARPESADEAAVAAPRSYTLGRGERWTGHGNLG
- the dnaJ gene encoding molecular chaperone DnaJ, with the protein product MMKRDYYDVLGLQRSADDNEIKKAYRKLALQFHPDRNPGDHSAEEKFKEASEAYEVLSDAEKRRIYDQYGHQGLQGRGFEGFHGVDEVFSSFGDLFEELFGGAGFGGARQGARGPRARAGSHLEAALKVTLEEAAHGVERELMIDKTAHCAQCKGSGAGPKGRTPCSACDGSGQVTTRQGFFYLQATCAQCRGEGWRITDPCGECRGRGVVRTKRKLNIKVPPGVEDQMQLVLRGEGEAGLNGGPPGDLYVTLQVAAHANFERRGDDLWHRLDLSVVDTMMGTRLTVPTLYGTHELDVAAGTDAGAVLRIKGQGMPNVRTGRKGDQCIEIVVRTPKRLSKRARQLLEELRKELP